One Mus musculus strain C57BL/6J chromosome 2, GRCm38.p6 C57BL/6J genomic window, GCCCGCGGCCGGCTCCCGGCCCCCGCGCGAGAAGCCCCTTCTACCTCTCGGAGAAGCTCTTCACCAGCAGCCACACGATGAGCGGCAGGTTCTCCCGTTCGTTGTAGGTGGGCAACAGCACCGAGTACTTGTCCTGTCGCGAGGAGCGGCCCTGCGGCGGCCGCGGAGACGCAGCAAGACTGCGACTCGCCCCCGTGGAAGCCATGACGGCTCTGCGAGAGGCGCCGGAAGCGGACTTACGTCATCCGACACGGGCCGTACCAAATCTCGGAGCATGGGGGAGGCTCGGCGCTCCGACGTCCCAGTGTGGTCCCCGGGAAACTTCCAGATATGGTGACCGTTTCAAGCCAATCGTGACGGCTTCCCCGGATAAAAACCCATTCGTTTCACTTTCAAGGGCCAGGAAGCGTCTTCGTTTTCCAGTCGCTAAGAGACAGGCAACCGGAAACGGAAGTCCCTTCCCGGCTCTTTCCGGAAGAGGCTGTCATGGCTGCCCCGGAGGACGTAGCTGCCTTACAGGCTGAAATCACCCGGCGGGAGGAAGAGCTAGCTTCGCTCAAGCGGAGGCTGGCCGCGGCCCTGACAGCCGAGCCGGAGCCCGAGCGTCCGCTCCGGGTCCCGCCGCCGCCGCTGGCGCCCCGGGCCGCGCTGTCGCGGGACGAGATCCTCCGCTACAGCCGCCAGCTACTGCTGCCGGAGCTGGGCGTGCGCGGGCAGCTGCgcctggcggcggcggcggtgctCGTGGTGGGCTGCGGCGGGCTGGGCTGCCCGCTGGCGCAGTACCTGGCGGCGGCCGGCgtaggcaggctggggctggtgGACCACGACGTGGTGGAGACGAGCAACCTGGCCCGCCAGGTCCTGCACGGGGAGGCGCAGGCCGGCGAGAGCAAGGCTCGCTCGGCGGCCGCGGCGCTGCGCCGTCTCAACTCGGCGGTGGAGTGCGTGGCGTACCCGCGCGCGCTCGCCGAGGACTGGGCGCTCGACCTGGTCCGCGGCTACGACGTGGTGGCAGACTGCTGCGACAACGTGCCCACGCGCTACCTGGTGAACGACGCGTGCGTGCTGGCCGGCCGGCCGCTAGTGTCGGCCAGCGCGCTGCGCTTCGAGGGCCAGATGACCGTCTACCACCACGACGGCGGGCCGTGCTACCGCTGCGTGTTCCCGCGGCCGCCCCCGCCGGAGACAGTGACCAACTGTGCAGACGGCGGCGTGCTCGGAGCGGTGCCCGGCGTGCTAGGCTGCGCGCAGGCCCTCGAGGTGCTCAAGATCGCCGCCGGCCTCGGCTCCTCCTACAGCGGCAGCATGCTGCTCTTCGACGGCCTCGGGGGCCACTTCCGCCGGATCCGGCTGCGGCGCCGCCGGCCTGACTGCGTCGTGTGCGGGCAGCAGCCCACCGTGACCCGCCTGCAGGACTACGAGGCCTTCTGCGGCTCCTCGGCCACCGACAAGTGCCGCGCCCTGAAGCTGCTGTGCCCCGAGGAGCGGATTTCTGTGACCGACTACAAGCGGCTTCTGGATTCCGGGGCGCCCCATGTGTTGCTGGACGTCCGGCCTCAAGTAGAGGTGGACATCTGTCGCCTGCCGCACTCTCTCCACATCCCTTTGAGTCAGTTGGAACGCAGGGATGCGGACAGCCTGAAACTCTTAGGGGCTGCCCTCCGGAAAGGGAAGCAGGAGTCGCAGGAAGGGGTTGCTCTCCCGGTGTATGTGATTTGCAAACTGGGAAACGACTCCCAGAAAGCTGTGAAGGTCCTGCAGTCCTTAACGGCAGTGCCGGAGTTAGACTCTTTAACTGTTCAGGACATCGTGGGGGGACTCATGGCCTGGGCCGCCAAAATTGATGGGACATTTCCACAGTACTGAGAGGACAGCATGTGATTCGTGTGGATGACGGTTGTGATACCTGAAGAATCTATTCGAGCTTTACAAAATAATGTAGGGAAGAGCCTGGATTCACGGTCTCCGAATAAATAAACggagacctcccccccccccccccccaaggagcTTTTTGAGAAAAGAGGATAGCATTGCCTCTGAGAGCTACTTTTGGGCACTTGTGCAGCACCTTCAACATGTGACTTGGTACGACAGGATTTTTTGTTTCCCACCCGGTCAGATTAAACTGAGATTAAACAGTTAAGATGCAGCTTTTACAACTGAATTAATCACTTACATTCatcctatttttaaattaaggtcTTCTTTGTGAGGTTGCAGAGATGGCTTAACTCGGgctaccccccacccctaccccatggGGGCGGGACATCCTGGTTTGACTCCCAGAATTCATGAGTTGGCTCTGCAACTCCATTTCCATGGACATCATATGCTGTCTCCTCGACTCCTCCAGCTCCGGGCAGGGTCTTGGTGTACAGATatgcatgcagtcaaaacataaagttttaaaatataagaaaaaacgtttttaaaaagatattgagTCTTAATTCTACTTCAAATGATAGGCTATATATACCCCTTAAAAATACTTAACATGGGTAGCATTTTCATTATCTGGAAGTTGATTGTTGTAGAACCGATTGAGAGTTCAGAGTGCAGTCTTGACAGTTTAGCAACATGTGTCCATCAGCTTCCCTCAGAAGTTGCTAGCATTTTTCTTGTACTTAGCTCCAGTCTCTGCCTTCGGctataccagtggttctcaacctcttgGTCGAGACCCCATGGGGGTCAGATGGCCCCTTCACAAGGTTGCCTAAGATAATTGGAgaacagatatttaaattatgattcataacaatagtaaaatcacagttatgaaatagctataaaaataacttttgtgGTTGGGTGGGGGGTCACCATAACTTGAGGAactattaaagggctgcagctttaggaaggttgagagccactggcttGTGCTCTGGCCGATAACACGTGGCATTGGTTTAACTACGTTGTGGGCCTGCTTTGGAATTTTCCAGTCCTAAGTTTCAGCCTTTTGCTCCatccctttgtctttctctttgaCTCAGTGTACTCTATtgcagcattttgttttgttttgtttttgtttttcgagacagggtttctctgtatagctctggctgtcctggaactcactctgtagaccaggctggccttgaactcagaaatccgcctgcctctgctgggattaaaggtgctctcgaaatccgcctgcctctgctgggatcaaaggccaccacgcccagccagcaTTTTTTATGTAggcatttttatgtttatttgcatAGTAAACAGTTTGACCAACCCTACTGGTGAAGGTCGGTCTTCCCAGCTATttaactgaggcaggaggatcacaagtttaggCCTGTGTGAGCTACAGAGTTAaatccaaggtcagcctggccaACTAAAGGAAACCcatattaaaatctaaaaaaggGAGCTGGGTGTGTTGGTCAGTGGCAGAGCAGTTGCCTAGCAGCAGAAAGGCTTGGAATTCATCTCCAGTACCAGAAAACAGTTTGGTGAGCAGGTGGGCAACCCACCCTGCTTCCTGAAGACAGCAAAGCGCACAGTTGCCGAAAGGGTGTTGAGAATAGAGGCTGATGCATTCccctgaaagaacagtcagtgctaaGCCACCTCTCTGGACACAGGCCTTTGTTTCTTaagagaagcagagaccatggaagcaGCTCAAGTAGCAGTGTCTGGCAATTTTTTAGAAAAAGCATAAAAACAGCTAGCCCTCTGCAGGCCAGAGTCACCAGTTTGCAAGCATTgagaggtaggtgtgtgtgtgtgtgtgtaaagctagGCCAGACATTACTTTCAGCTGTGAGACACTTTAACTCACTGAACAGGTGCACTGACCAGCATAGCGGGCTGATGAGCAGGGCTCTGGAGCAGGGGTGCTGTGACTATAACCGGGAATACCACACCTGCATGGCCTTGTGTCCTAGTCCTATATTTacttttgaagcagggtcttctGTGCAGTCCAGGCCGGCTTTGAAATTCAGTGACAATCATTTGCCCCCATGACAGACCTCCCTGCTATTTGGATGAACTGGTGATTgcaagtaattttttaaaagcagtgTCAGAAACTACCTGGTAGACCAAGCAGAATGAAGGTGAAAGAACGGGACAGGAGGGTCACAAAGGTGTCTGGCAGTTTGCACTTGTGCTACTTCAGGTTGGATTCACAGTTAATTTTCtggcagcagcaggagagaaaCACCACATGGGTTAGGGTTAAAGCCTGCTGGACAtcggggtctggagagatggctcagaaggcagaggacccaggttcagttcccagcacccacatggtggcttacagctctctgaaactccagttccagaggacccaacaattttcttctggcttccatgacctatatttttttcatgcatacacatacatacaaaataaaaattttttaaaaactttaaaaaataacaggaagaaggTGGCTTTTCACTGTAGTTGGAACCTGAATGTTGACAGTCCATAACAGATATTTTTAAGGATGGGCAAGTGCTGGTGTGGACACAGGTGACAGGTGGCTCCTTTAGTATGTGCTTCTAGAGACAATCCAGCCAACATCATACTGAAGAGTGTACAGAAAAGCACACCAGTCGCAAATGCTCTgtgaaggcacacacacagacactgggtattgaacccagggccttatgcatCAAGGCAACACCCTTCCACTGAGCCCCGTTTTAAAATTGTGTCATTTTGAGCTGGTGGTGgggtatacctttaatcctagcactagggagcaaaggcaggtggatctctgtaagttggaagccagcctggtctacagaaagttacaggaaagccagggttacacagagaaaccttgtcttgaaaagcaGAAAGACAAAGTCATTTTGAGTTGCCCAAGCTTTTCACAAGTTGCAAACACTTGTAACCAGCTCTCTCAGACAAAAATACTGCCAGAGATTCAGGAGTCCCCACTCCCAAACCTCTCCCTTCCCCAAGGAGGTAGCATAGGTTGTGACCTTGCAGGGAGTCCAGACAGGGTCtcgctgtgtagctctggctagcatGGAATgtaatatgtagaccaggctggctgtgagctcaaagagatctgcctgcttttgcctcccagtACTGGTATGAAAGGAatatgtcaccatgcccagctaatagACTCTGTGTACCTCATTTCCCAAGATGAAGCCACACTTCACCAAGGTGCATCAGGCCCTTAAAACTTACTCTGTTGGGTCCCCACTTTACGTGCTCTATGTCAGTGGCCTTTTTCTGGTGCCCTGTGCTGTCCATAGCTCATGACACCCTGAGATTACCACCTCACCCCTGGGGTTTACAGATGGATGAATAGCCCAATGGGTCAGGCTTAATGTGCAGCAAACTGGACAGAAATCAGCTCACTCTGCCAGCCAGGACATCTGGGGACTGCCACTCAATCGAGTTGccatggcataaggcaggccacaTGGGAGGCCCACAGACCTGGTCATCCACATGCAAGAGGGCTTTGGTAGAATGCTCTTAAAGCCTGGGCACACTGAGCCAACAGGTATAGCTGCATTTGTCTTTGGACTCTGGCTATTCTTCCTCACAGACATAGCTCATGGCCTTGATGCACCTTCTCTGAAGGTTTCCACTGCCTTCTGTTCCCTAGTAACAGGACACAGAAGCGATTAAGGTGGACACACTTCATGCCCTCCCAGAGCCCCAAGCACTGCAGAAGAGAGAGTCCTTGAAACTCAGGTGTAGGACTGaaacctgaagtggaaacttagtttctttggaaagttaaatatgtcaaataatgttttgctggggcacacaggggAAAGGATGTCTTACTGAAGCTGTCACAGGTGAAAAGATGTTTGAATATAGCAGACACGTGAAAGGACCCATGATGGAGTATAAatgtgaccccacagacagtgggagacgagCAGTGAGCATCTGTTTAATTTACTCCACTTTGTTATTTTTCGCTAAAGACACACAAGTACTGGTTCGCCTTACATAGGGTTGTTGAGCTCAGCTTATGGTAAAGCAGTCATTGAGAGAAATTGGCCAAAGAACTGTTCCTGGGATTCCTGTAGCAGCTTGCCACTCCCTaggaactattgctgaacagatcCTAATAACTGTTCTCTTCTACGACCTCTGcagggtggtgggctagaggagaggctggactcctattaaaagtaggtggccacgccgggcagtggtggcacacacctttaatcctagcactcgggaggcagaggcaggcggatttctgagttcaaggtcagcctggtctacaaagtgagttgcaggacagccagggctacacagaaaaatcttgtctagaaaaacaaacaactgcCGGGCATGGtagcgctcgcctttaatcccagcactcgggaggcagaggcaggcagatttctgagttcacggccagcctggtctacagagtgagttccaggacagccagggctacacagagaaaccgtctcgaaaaaaccaaaaaaaaaaaaaaaaaaaaaaagtaggtggcCAAAAATTTCTGCCTACAGCAACCAGCAATACAACTGCTAAGTCCTTGCTCAAACACTTAAGAATTTCCAGCTAATAAATGACATAAAAGATGTCCACCTTAGCTCCTCGTTACTAAGCATGACGACCTGAGTTAAGTGTGGGGTTCAATAACCTCAAATTTGCACCAAAGATGTGAAGTACTTCGTGATGTTGTGGCCATGTGCTCAACCCAGCCAGCGCCCTTGTGTGTATAGTACCTGTGACTTCACAAAAATGTACAATGCAAACTGCACACTGTAGACAAATTGATCACAATtgggggtgtgtatgtgtctacTGGCAttgagtggggagaggggaagggttCCGTTGGTGACACCCCACACTCTGCTCCGAAATATTTACTGTGATCGACCTACACAGGTTGACCGTACTGAGATGAGAATTTCTGGTTTTAATCCTTTTCTTTGCAAATATTAGGCAGGGCTGTCAAACCTGTGGACACCCTAAGGGTAAAAGTGACTCAGACTAGCCCTGGTCCTGGCTCCTTGAATCTTGATTCAAGGATCTTGAATCAAGAATCTTGATTATCTGCCAATGTTCCCTCTCTGTCATCATTTTGCTTTGGctatttgttttgagtcagggtctcactatatagactaggctggcctcaaactcacttagagagccccctccccccgccccccaggctttgctttccaagtgctgggattaaaggccagtgCCATCACTCTAGGCTTATCACTTAGAGagccccctccctccaccctccagGCTTTgctttccaggtgctgggattaaaggccagtgCCATCACTCTAGGCTTATTTGTGTAGTGCATGGCTGCCTGTGCATATTGTGTGCACGCGTGTTTTCTTCAAGTGTGCATGCAAACGCTGTGCCAGGCGTCCTCCAGCACCCTCCATCttgttgagacagaatttctcttccTACCTCGCTCAGCAGCattgactggccagtgagctctagggatttgcctgtctctgccttcccagtgaagaatgaaaaattactggcctcttgtgagaacatgaattttttacctcggagcccaccccctcccatctagaaaacatttttgagataaaggcctcctagaacaacctcaaaatgaactgggtacattgccaaatgataggacatgactccttagttacgtagattccttgataggacatgactccttagttacgtagattccttgataggacatgactccttagttacgtagattcctttggcagaaccccttgtcccttggcagaactccctagtgatgtaaacttgtactttccctgcccagttctccccctttgagttttactatataagcctgtgaaaaattttggctgaccgtcgagactcctctaccctgtgcaaaggtgtatgagtttcgaccccagagctctggtctgtgtgctttcatgttgctgctttatttcgaccccagagctctggtctgtgtgctttcatgttgctactttattaaatcttaccttctacattttatgtatggtctcagtgtcttcttgggtacgcggctgtcccgggacttgagtgtctgagtgagggtctcccttcgggggtctttcaccaGCTCTGGACTTATAGAGAAATGCTGCAATGCCAGCTTTTTACAAGggagctggggatctgaactggtGCCCTCTGGCTTGTGCAGcaggcactttatccactgagccacttccCTAGAcacttggtttttttggttttttgaaacaatgtcacactatgtagctcaggctggtctggaactcacaatgtaacccagactggcctcaaacttgccaaATCCGTGCCGTCTCAGGCGCTGCAGCACTGGGATTAACAGGTGTGCCCACCAGGCTTgacctggctgctgctgctgctgtggctcttGAAGTGACCCCCTTGACCCCCtcagccctgggctggagaggcGTGTGCTCATCAGATTGAGACAAAGGCTGTCCAGTTTTCTGTCTTGAAAATGAACTGTTGCCTGTTTTGTTTCCCACCTCAGCCTACTTGAGCTTTGTTGTTACTTGTTCGAGGTCGGGGATGAGATTAAATTTGCATAGGAAAAGCCAACAGTAGATACAGGTTTCACTAGGAAGTCTTTATCATAGTCCCCAGGGCTAGGTCATGCCCAAAGGCTGCCTGTGACTGAAAGTGTGTGTTGAAGTCCAAAAGGATAAAAGGCTGAGCCCAAATGCCCTTGCCCCTGAGAGTTCCAAGGTAAAAGCAACCAGACTCCAGATTTATCTTCTCTAATTGATTATCCTGTTTGGTCCCAGCAATGGGGATCATGGTGTCAGGCAGAGGAAGAAATCTGaaagcagcccaggctggctctccTGAACACCAGCATCAGCATCTTAGAGCCCCTGGGGCCTCTAAAgggtaaatggatggaaacagaaggatGGGCCGTGCCAGCTCCCTGCCCGGGACACTATCCAAGGGAGCCTCCTCCAAATTTGAGCGGAAGCCCAAGCAAAACCATGCTCTTTGTAGAACCTAGACCTGCGGTCAGCTTGGTGAAGAAAACAGCAGAAAGACAGGTATGGGGCTCACACCTATGACCCAcaaaggcagggggatgactgcaagtcccaggctagcctgggataaaTCGTCAAACTGTCTCAAACCCCCAAAACATGGAGTTGTGGAGATGGCTCGGTTGGTGAAGTGCTTGTCTGATACAAGGACCTGAGTTAGTTCCCAGAATGAAGGTAAAGAAAAAAGGCAGATGTGAAGGTGTGTGTTTGGAATCCAGGCGTCAGGAGATGAGCCCCTTAGAGTCACTGACCAACTGACCTAGTCTACTTGGCAAAACCCAGGCCAGTCAAAGCCTCTGTGtcaaagaaagtaaaaatggGGTGGAAGAGATggtccagcagttaagagcaccagaagtcctgagttcaatacccagcaaccatatggtggttcacagtcatctgtaatgggacccgcgatgtcctcttctggtgtgtctgaagagagtgacagtgtacacatatgcataaaagaTATAAATCTTAAACAATAAAATGTGGGTGGCTCTTGAGGAACGACACTTGGAGTGACTGTCCTCTGGCTTGTACGTGCACACGGACACGCTGatgcacacatactcatgaaCATGAGAATACACAAAATGGTAACAAAGGGAAAGAACACTGTCCTGTGCCCAGctttgccaggaagcaggcagccCGTGTCCAgtatccatgaacatgggatgcATGGAAAATCTAAGTCCAGTAGGGACAGAGCCAAGCCTTTGATCTTTTGCCCTTGCTGGGTGACAGTGGTTATAGGAAACTCCTAGCGGAGGGCCACAGCTAATCAAAGATGGAGTGCGGTGTGCTAACAGTCCCCACCAGCAGTCTGCCTTGGACATTCATTTTTGTTCcgggagaaaataaaaatctatacTTTCATGTATTCCTTCCTCAGAAAGCAGTGACTTAGAAGTTTTGAGTtgggggactggtgagatggctcagtgggtaagagcacccgactgctcttccgaaggtccggagttcaaatcccagcaaccacatggtggctcacaaccatctgtaacaagatctgatgccctcttctggagtgtctgaagacagctacaatgtacttacatataataaataaataaatcttaaaaaaaaaaaagaagttttgagTTGGGGCAAAGCTTTAAAATATGAAGGTCTTCCCGGCAtgaggtgcacgcctttaatcccggcaatcaaaaggcagaggcagatggagctttgaaatcaaggccagtctggtctacagagtgagttccaggacagtcagggctatgtagggagaacctgttttttttttttttttttaatgttgaaggCAGCCTCAACACTACAGGGTAAACTGAGGAGGGCCAAGTGTTTCAT contains:
- the Mocs3 gene encoding adenylyltransferase and sulfurtransferase MOCS3; its protein translation is MAAPEDVAALQAEITRREEELASLKRRLAAALTAEPEPERPLRVPPPPLAPRAALSRDEILRYSRQLLLPELGVRGQLRLAAAAVLVVGCGGLGCPLAQYLAAAGVGRLGLVDHDVVETSNLARQVLHGEAQAGESKARSAAAALRRLNSAVECVAYPRALAEDWALDLVRGYDVVADCCDNVPTRYLVNDACVLAGRPLVSASALRFEGQMTVYHHDGGPCYRCVFPRPPPPETVTNCADGGVLGAVPGVLGCAQALEVLKIAAGLGSSYSGSMLLFDGLGGHFRRIRLRRRRPDCVVCGQQPTVTRLQDYEAFCGSSATDKCRALKLLCPEERISVTDYKRLLDSGAPHVLLDVRPQVEVDICRLPHSLHIPLSQLERRDADSLKLLGAALRKGKQESQEGVALPVYVICKLGNDSQKAVKVLQSLTAVPELDSLTVQDIVGGLMAWAAKIDGTFPQY